From Alcaligenes faecalis, the proteins below share one genomic window:
- a CDS encoding LLM class flavin-dependent oxidoreductase — MRQLHFNLFIMGCGHHKAAWRHPDSQVERLGDVRFYEELTQIAERGKLDAIFFADGQSSDNVSDGPRWFLEPLTMMAALARATERIGLISTVSSTFYTPFVAARMLCSLDHVSKGRMGWNVVTSMFDSEARNHGYEAMPDHAWRYARAEEFVNTALKLFDSWSDSALVMDRKGDYAKVDQVRQILHKGDHFLVDGPLTLPRSPQGQPVLFQAGASEQGRDLAARKAEAIYAVAYDLPSAQSYYRDIKRRVRETGRGVDVPVMPGLVTYVGSTMEEARRKQQELDELLPAETSLRQLGMFVGQDCMNWELDAPVPPLPPLESFKGPKGRYATMLRIVEMEKPTVRQLLGRIAAGGGHCTMVGTPESIADQIEQWWRNEGADGFNLMPPSLPNGIRDFVEQVIPVLQKRGLFRQEYEHATLRGHLGLERPAA; from the coding sequence ATGAGACAGCTGCATTTCAATTTGTTCATCATGGGCTGCGGACATCACAAAGCAGCCTGGCGTCACCCGGATTCGCAGGTCGAGCGTTTAGGCGATGTGCGGTTCTATGAAGAACTGACGCAGATCGCGGAACGCGGCAAGCTGGATGCCATTTTCTTCGCCGATGGTCAGTCCAGCGATAACGTGTCTGATGGCCCACGCTGGTTTCTGGAACCCTTGACCATGATGGCCGCGCTGGCGCGAGCCACCGAGCGTATCGGCCTGATCAGCACCGTTTCCAGCACTTTCTATACGCCCTTTGTGGCAGCGCGCATGTTGTGCTCTTTGGATCACGTGTCCAAAGGACGCATGGGCTGGAATGTGGTCACGTCCATGTTCGATTCGGAAGCACGTAATCACGGTTACGAAGCCATGCCTGACCATGCCTGGCGCTACGCGCGGGCTGAAGAATTTGTGAATACGGCCCTGAAACTGTTCGACTCCTGGAGCGACAGCGCCTTGGTCATGGACCGAAAGGGTGATTACGCCAAAGTGGATCAGGTGCGCCAGATCCTGCACAAGGGCGATCACTTTTTGGTTGATGGCCCCTTGACCTTGCCGCGCTCGCCGCAAGGCCAGCCTGTGCTGTTTCAGGCGGGTGCCTCTGAACAAGGCCGGGATTTGGCCGCGCGCAAAGCCGAGGCTATTTATGCCGTGGCGTATGACTTGCCTTCGGCTCAATCCTATTACCGCGATATCAAACGACGCGTGCGTGAAACGGGTCGAGGCGTGGATGTGCCCGTAATGCCAGGTCTGGTGACTTATGTGGGTTCCACCATGGAAGAGGCACGCCGCAAGCAGCAGGAACTGGATGAGCTTTTGCCAGCCGAGACTTCCTTGCGTCAGCTGGGCATGTTTGTCGGCCAGGACTGCATGAACTGGGAGCTGGATGCGCCTGTGCCACCGCTACCGCCTTTGGAAAGCTTCAAAGGTCCCAAAGGGCGCTATGCCACCATGCTGCGTATTGTGGAGATGGAAAAACCGACAGTACGTCAATTGCTGGGACGGATCGCTGCCGGTGGTGGTCATTGCACCATGGTCGGCACGCCGGAATCCATTGCCGATCAGATTGAGCAATGGTGGCGCAATGAAGGCGCGGATGGTTTTAACCTGATGCCACCTTCCTTGCCCAATGGCATTCGTGATTTTGTTGAGCAGGTGATTCCGGTTCTGCAAAAACGCGGTCTGTTCCGCCAGGAATACGAGCACGCCACTTTGCGTGGCCATCTGGGTCTGGAGCGTCCTGCGGCTTGA
- a CDS encoding dicarboxylate/amino acid:cation symporter → MKLNKQTTWILIAMVLGVVVGYICHKMADTPEQAHAIASYFGMVTDMFLRLIKMIIAPLIFATLVAGMASMDDAATVGRIGGRAVGWFLLASLVSLTVGLIFANIFQPGANVGIPLPAESAHLGVDTSALNLKTFLTHVVPRNFFESMSKNEILQILVFSVFFGLALGKVRGNPQANILAQTIEGAVPVMLTVTNYVMYFAPLGVFAAVANIITTEGLGILAVYGKFLGSFYATLVVLWAILLAAGFLVLKGRVFTLFKEIRQPMLLGFSTASSEAAYPRLMEKLEVFGVRKRVIGFVLPLGYSFNLDGSMIYTAFAALFISQAYDVSLTMQQQIIMLLVLMISSKGIAGVPRSALVVVAAVLPMFGLPEAGVLLIMGIDHFLDMGRTATNVLGNGIATAVVAKWEGAIDAPDQADSKATGSPQPQPEQAGPDSAPAVA, encoded by the coding sequence ATGAAGCTGAATAAGCAAACCACATGGATTCTGATTGCCATGGTACTGGGCGTGGTAGTGGGTTATATCTGCCACAAGATGGCCGACACCCCTGAACAGGCGCATGCCATTGCCAGCTACTTTGGCATGGTGACGGATATGTTCCTGCGCTTGATCAAGATGATCATTGCTCCGTTGATTTTCGCCACGCTGGTTGCTGGTATGGCCAGCATGGATGATGCAGCAACTGTTGGTCGTATCGGGGGCCGTGCTGTGGGTTGGTTTTTGCTGGCCTCGCTGGTATCGCTGACGGTAGGGCTGATTTTTGCCAATATTTTCCAACCTGGTGCGAATGTTGGCATTCCCTTGCCTGCCGAATCGGCTCATTTGGGGGTGGATACCTCGGCGCTGAATCTGAAAACGTTTCTGACGCATGTTGTGCCACGTAACTTTTTTGAATCCATGTCCAAGAACGAGATTTTGCAGATCCTGGTGTTCTCGGTATTTTTTGGACTGGCCTTGGGCAAAGTGCGTGGCAATCCTCAGGCCAACATCCTGGCGCAAACGATTGAGGGCGCAGTGCCAGTGATGCTGACCGTCACCAACTACGTCATGTACTTTGCACCACTGGGCGTGTTTGCCGCTGTTGCCAATATCATCACGACCGAAGGGCTGGGTATTTTGGCCGTCTATGGCAAGTTTCTGGGCAGCTTTTATGCCACCTTGGTGGTGCTGTGGGCGATTTTGCTTGCCGCGGGATTTTTGGTGCTCAAGGGCCGGGTATTCACCCTGTTCAAAGAAATCCGCCAACCGATGTTACTGGGCTTTTCTACGGCCTCCAGCGAAGCCGCCTATCCTCGTTTGATGGAAAAACTGGAAGTGTTCGGTGTACGCAAGCGAGTTATCGGTTTTGTCCTCCCGCTGGGTTATTCCTTTAACCTGGATGGCTCCATGATCTATACCGCTTTTGCGGCGCTGTTTATCTCTCAGGCATATGACGTGTCGCTCACCATGCAACAGCAAATTATCATGCTGTTGGTGTTGATGATTTCCAGTAAAGGTATTGCCGGCGTACCACGCTCAGCGCTGGTCGTCGTGGCAGCAGTTTTGCCTATGTTTGGGCTGCCTGAGGCTGGTGTATTATTGATCATGGGCATTGATCACTTTCTGGACATGGGCCGCACTGCGACAAATGTATTGGGTAACGGCATTGCCACAGCCGTTGTCGCTAAATGGGAAGGTGCCATCGATGCGCCTGACCAGGCGGACAGCAAGGCGACAGGCTCACCACAGCCCCAGCCCGAGCAGGCAGGCCCAGACTCAGCACCCGCTGTCGCCTGA
- a CDS encoding sodium:solute symporter family protein, with amino-acid sequence MLDQTATLLWLIVFSAAFALAGVLYARHYKNSLEDFVVARNSQSSVATILTLLASSLGAWILFSPAQAATWGGLSAVIGYAIGSMSPRLAMIPLGKRMRELLPRGHSLSEFVIARYGRPMYALTLVIMLFYMFISMTAEITAMSKMITLIAPIPLWVTASIVLLATLIYTSYGGLRASIFTDKVQMFVILPMLFLIVMFGWQAVGGPVQLFDSVKLEAPRLIELSDPVGIKAGLTFFVAILLTGLFHQGNWQRIYAAKDTQSMRRGFLLGGLFVAPFIFLMGLFGLAFVGLGSSGDSSVALFNVILPHVPVWFLVLLIPLGLSLVMSSADTAISAVSSLIAVDLGRIMPHRNTAQMMSLARSLIWVCSIPVLYASSQGFSVLYLFLLADLLCSAAAFPVFFGLYSRRYDGFTATISTLGGLVAGLAVFPRPDGPMDYLLESFLLAAIVPVLISVLVMPLRRHLPKFDLGTLASSTRVLD; translated from the coding sequence ATGCTGGACCAAACTGCCACCCTCCTGTGGCTGATCGTTTTTTCTGCTGCTTTTGCCCTGGCCGGAGTGCTGTACGCCCGCCACTATAAAAACTCGCTTGAAGACTTTGTGGTGGCCCGCAATAGCCAAAGCTCCGTCGCCACCATTCTGACTTTACTGGCCTCCTCGCTGGGCGCGTGGATTCTGTTCTCGCCCGCGCAGGCTGCTACCTGGGGAGGTCTGAGCGCTGTCATCGGCTATGCCATCGGTTCCATGTCGCCCCGTCTGGCCATGATTCCGCTGGGCAAACGCATGCGTGAACTGCTGCCACGCGGCCACAGCCTGAGCGAATTTGTGATTGCCCGCTACGGTCGCCCCATGTATGCGCTGACTTTGGTCATCATGCTGTTTTACATGTTCATCTCCATGACGGCTGAAATCACCGCCATGTCCAAGATGATCACCCTGATTGCCCCGATTCCTTTGTGGGTCACCGCCAGCATTGTGCTGCTGGCCACACTGATCTACACCTCTTACGGCGGGCTGCGCGCGTCCATCTTCACCGACAAGGTGCAGATGTTTGTCATCCTGCCCATGCTATTCCTGATCGTGATGTTTGGCTGGCAAGCCGTAGGCGGCCCGGTACAGCTGTTTGACAGCGTCAAGCTGGAAGCGCCCCGCCTGATCGAGCTCAGCGACCCGGTCGGTATCAAGGCCGGGCTGACCTTCTTTGTCGCCATCTTGTTAACCGGCCTGTTTCACCAGGGCAATTGGCAACGCATTTATGCTGCCAAAGATACCCAGTCCATGCGTCGCGGCTTTTTGCTGGGTGGCCTGTTTGTGGCTCCCTTCATTTTCCTGATGGGTTTGTTTGGCCTGGCTTTTGTCGGCCTGGGTTCATCCGGTGACAGCTCCGTGGCCTTGTTCAACGTTATTTTGCCGCATGTGCCGGTCTGGTTCCTGGTGTTGCTGATTCCTTTGGGCCTGTCTCTGGTGATGAGCAGTGCCGATACGGCCATCAGTGCTGTCTCCAGCCTGATTGCGGTGGACCTGGGCCGCATCATGCCCCATCGCAATACCGCGCAAATGATGAGTCTGGCACGCTCCCTGATCTGGGTTTGCTCCATCCCGGTGCTGTACGCTTCTTCGCAAGGTTTCAGCGTGCTGTACCTGTTCCTGCTGGCAGACTTGCTGTGCTCGGCAGCGGCGTTCCCTGTGTTCTTTGGTTTGTACAGCCGCCGCTACGATGGCTTTACGGCGACTATCAGCACCCTGGGCGGCCTGGTTGCCGGTCTGGCCGTGTTCCCGCGCCCTGATGGGCCAATGGATTACTTGCTGGAGTCCTTCTTGCTGGCCGCCATCGTGCCGGTGCTGATCAGCGTTCTGGTCATGCCCTTGCGTCGTCATCTGCCCAAGTTTGATTTGGGAACCTTGGCGTCCTCCACACGCGTACTGGACTGA
- a CDS encoding AAA family ATPase yields MSTFVLISGCSGGGKSTLLSELQNRGYTVIQEPGRRIVQEQLVNGGSALPWQDMEAFLKEAIKVAQTDYSNAPKDGPWVFFDRGLIDAAAALEELTGTPLLDELNNTHPYHSQVFLTPPWPEIYEADPERRHDMDAALHEYERLERVYPLLEYQVHLLPKTSVENRADFVLETLNQ; encoded by the coding sequence ATGTCTACATTTGTCCTCATTTCCGGCTGCTCCGGCGGCGGCAAATCTACTCTGTTATCCGAGCTGCAAAATCGTGGCTATACGGTTATCCAGGAGCCTGGACGGCGTATCGTGCAGGAACAGTTGGTCAATGGTGGCTCTGCCCTCCCCTGGCAGGATATGGAAGCATTCCTGAAAGAAGCGATAAAGGTCGCGCAGACTGACTACTCAAACGCGCCCAAAGATGGCCCTTGGGTATTTTTTGATCGAGGATTGATTGATGCGGCAGCTGCTTTAGAGGAATTAACAGGCACTCCACTGCTGGACGAGCTCAACAACACTCACCCTTATCATTCACAGGTGTTTTTAACGCCTCCCTGGCCGGAAATATACGAAGCTGATCCAGAGCGTCGTCACGATATGGACGCGGCTTTGCATGAGTATGAGCGTCTGGAGCGTGTCTATCCCCTGTTGGAATACCAAGTACACCTGCTGCCAAAAACAAGCGTAGAAAACCGCGCTGATTTTGTCTTGGAAACACTAAATCAATAG
- a CDS encoding 3-oxoacyl-ACP reductase: MSVEHVSELSQQLVLVTGGARGLGACLVRAFARQGAKVVINYLKSEAAAQALAAEFPQQCLAVQADVTDAASVQALFAKAQAHFGQAITTVVNNALPEFSFNGDARPHADTLKWSQLNQQLEGIVGGALNTTQAALPGMKQAGFGRIINIGTNLFQNPVVPYHDYTAAKAALLSMTRTLSHDLGPDQITVNMISGGLLRTTDASAATPEAVFDLIAASTPLRRVTTPEEFADAALFFAGPWARAVTGQNLVVDGGLVKNG; encoded by the coding sequence ATGTCTGTGGAACACGTCTCGGAACTCTCCCAACAACTTGTTCTGGTCACCGGCGGCGCACGCGGCCTGGGGGCTTGTCTGGTACGTGCGTTTGCACGTCAGGGCGCCAAGGTTGTCATCAACTACCTGAAAAGTGAAGCAGCCGCCCAGGCGCTGGCGGCCGAGTTTCCGCAGCAATGTCTGGCCGTGCAGGCCGACGTAACGGACGCCGCTTCTGTGCAAGCCTTGTTTGCCAAGGCCCAGGCGCATTTTGGCCAAGCCATCACTACGGTCGTCAATAACGCCTTGCCTGAATTTTCTTTTAACGGCGATGCCCGTCCTCATGCGGATACCCTGAAGTGGTCGCAACTGAACCAGCAGCTGGAAGGCATTGTGGGCGGTGCCTTGAACACCACACAAGCGGCTTTGCCCGGTATGAAGCAAGCGGGCTTTGGTCGCATCATCAATATTGGTACGAACCTGTTCCAGAACCCCGTGGTGCCTTATCACGACTACACCGCCGCCAAGGCTGCCTTGTTGTCCATGACACGCACCCTGTCACACGATCTGGGACCGGATCAGATTACCGTGAACATGATTTCCGGTGGCTTGCTGCGCACAACGGATGCGTCTGCGGCCACGCCTGAAGCGGTGTTTGATTTGATTGCGGCCAGCACACCGCTGCGTCGCGTGACCACGCCTGAAGAATTTGCCGATGCGGCCTTGTTCTTTGCCGGTCCGTGGGCTCGTGCCGTAACAGGACAGAATCTGGTTGTTGACGGTGGATTGGTGAAAAACGGATGA
- a CDS encoding SDR family NAD(P)-dependent oxidoreductase has product MKTAVVTGASSGFGAALARKLVSEGHTVLGLARRQDKLDALAAELGERFVPVSVDLTDRARAEAVLTDLTARYPQIDVLINNAGLALGVDKAQDARMDQWDTMVATNISALLHITHALLPGMVKQNKGHIINLGSTAGEYAYAGGNVYGATKAFVHHLGMNLRADLSGTAVRVSTVAPGLCSGTDFSTVRLGDKDKAAALYQNVDALTPEDIANTIAWIMNAPAHMNVNYIELMPVAQSFAGLSVHRKA; this is encoded by the coding sequence ATGAAAACCGCCGTTGTCACCGGGGCCTCCTCAGGGTTTGGGGCTGCGCTTGCCCGTAAATTGGTATCTGAAGGACATACTGTGCTGGGTCTGGCGCGTCGTCAGGACAAGCTGGATGCTCTGGCGGCCGAGCTGGGCGAGCGTTTTGTACCGGTCAGCGTGGATTTGACTGATCGCGCGCGTGCCGAGGCGGTTTTGACCGATCTGACAGCTCGTTACCCCCAAATCGACGTACTGATCAATAACGCCGGCTTGGCGCTGGGCGTGGACAAGGCGCAAGACGCCAGGATGGATCAGTGGGACACCATGGTGGCCACCAATATCAGCGCGTTGCTGCACATTACGCACGCCTTGCTGCCAGGTATGGTCAAGCAGAACAAGGGCCACATCATCAATCTGGGCTCGACCGCGGGCGAATACGCTTACGCGGGTGGCAATGTGTACGGCGCTACCAAGGCTTTTGTTCATCATCTGGGCATGAATCTGCGCGCCGACCTGTCGGGTACAGCAGTTCGTGTGTCTACCGTGGCTCCTGGCCTCTGTTCCGGCACGGACTTCTCTACCGTTCGTCTGGGCGATAAAGATAAAGCTGCTGCGCTTTACCAGAACGTGGATGCGCTAACGCCCGAGGATATCGCCAACACCATTGCCTGGATCATGAACGCGCCTGCCCATATGAACGTCAACTACATCGAGTTGATGCCTGTGGCGCAAAGCTTTGCAGGCTTGAGCGTGCATCGCAAGGCTTAA
- a CDS encoding sensor histidine kinase, with protein MAYRAGESFGLSSLQESGRQRLDLYALTLRHEVEKYEYLPKMLELDQEVVGLLERSTRSSREVSRHLERLNERARTRVIYILGRQGQVLATSNWQEADSYLGEDLSYRHYFTEAREGRPGFFFGVGTTRGEAGYYISSPITQAGQVIGVAVIKVDLDRLQDSWTLAQAPAIVSDHYGVAILSSVPAWKFTANQPLTEDVQLHLRQTRQYNGLPIVPLNLLTQKVLSQDAQLVSLPPDGRASGAEDDTRGLLLAQTIPFGANGWTLTLFLPTDLVYSMARLYAVLAALGLVCLFVMLVSWYLRRQQQRDRVLARVQLERAHAQLERKVEERTRSLEETQAGLIHAGKLAVIGQLSTGLAHELNQPLTALRTLSGNTIRFMERGDLDTVRANLKRINDLVDSMGALTSQLKQFARKSPGHSELTDLSAIIDQALLILEPAIRQHRATIQIQLADDAGLVQCNPNRLEQVIVNLLSNAIDAGASRNTHPVVQLSSQRQGQQVAVRVQDNGPGLSEDARLHLFEPFFTTKESGTGLGLGLAISMSIIQHCEGSLTADNLPGGGAVFTIVLPFPGAEKCTKG; from the coding sequence ATGGCTTACCGAGCTGGCGAATCATTCGGACTGTCCAGCTTGCAGGAGTCGGGGCGGCAACGTCTGGATTTGTATGCGTTGACACTACGCCACGAAGTCGAGAAGTATGAGTATCTGCCCAAGATGCTGGAGCTGGATCAAGAAGTGGTGGGGCTATTGGAGCGGAGCACCCGGTCCTCGCGCGAGGTCAGCCGTCATCTGGAGCGCTTGAACGAGCGCGCCCGGACCCGCGTGATTTATATCCTCGGCCGTCAGGGTCAGGTTCTGGCGACCAGCAACTGGCAAGAGGCCGATAGCTATCTGGGGGAAGATCTTTCCTACCGCCATTATTTCACCGAAGCGCGTGAAGGACGGCCCGGATTCTTTTTTGGAGTTGGAACTACACGGGGTGAGGCCGGCTATTACATTTCCTCACCCATCACCCAGGCAGGGCAGGTGATCGGTGTGGCCGTCATCAAGGTGGATCTGGATCGCCTGCAGGATTCCTGGACCCTCGCTCAAGCGCCAGCGATAGTGTCCGATCACTATGGTGTGGCGATTCTGTCTTCCGTGCCCGCCTGGAAATTTACTGCCAATCAGCCCCTGACCGAAGATGTACAGTTGCATCTGCGCCAGACCCGCCAGTACAACGGTTTGCCCATTGTTCCCCTGAATTTGCTGACCCAGAAGGTGTTGAGCCAGGATGCGCAGCTGGTGTCCTTGCCTCCTGATGGCAGGGCGTCGGGAGCCGAGGATGACACCCGCGGACTCCTGCTGGCCCAGACGATTCCGTTTGGTGCTAACGGCTGGACCTTGACCCTGTTTTTACCCACCGATCTGGTCTATTCCATGGCACGGCTGTACGCCGTGTTGGCCGCTTTGGGGCTTGTATGCCTGTTTGTGATGCTGGTCAGCTGGTATTTGCGCCGGCAGCAACAGCGTGACCGTGTCTTGGCTCGCGTTCAGCTTGAGCGCGCACATGCTCAGCTTGAACGCAAAGTAGAAGAACGTACGCGTTCGCTGGAAGAAACCCAGGCGGGCCTGATTCACGCTGGCAAACTGGCGGTCATCGGGCAATTGTCTACTGGCCTGGCCCACGAACTGAACCAGCCCCTGACTGCCTTGCGTACCTTGTCAGGAAATACCATCCGCTTCATGGAGCGCGGTGATCTGGATACCGTGCGTGCCAACTTGAAGCGCATCAATGATCTGGTCGACAGCATGGGCGCGCTGACCTCTCAGCTCAAGCAATTTGCCCGCAAGTCGCCGGGCCATTCAGAACTGACAGATTTGAGCGCGATTATCGATCAGGCGCTGTTGATTCTCGAGCCCGCGATTCGCCAACATCGTGCAACAATTCAGATTCAATTGGCAGATGATGCAGGGTTAGTGCAGTGCAATCCCAACCGTCTTGAACAGGTCATCGTTAATTTACTGAGTAATGCGATTGATGCCGGCGCTTCACGAAACACGCACCCTGTTGTTCAGCTCAGCAGCCAGCGGCAAGGTCAGCAGGTGGCGGTACGGGTTCAGGACAATGGCCCAGGATTAAGCGAGGATGCTCGGCTGCATCTATTCGAGCCATTTTTCACTACTAAAGAAAGTGGTACAGGACTGGGGCTGGGTTTGGCTATTTCGATGAGTATTATTCAACATTGCGAAGGCAGTCTGACAGCCGATAACTTACCAGGTGGTGGCGCCGTGTTCACCATTGTGCTTCCCTTTCCTGGAGCAGAAAAATGTACGAAGGGCTAA
- a CDS encoding riboflavin synthase produces the protein MYTGIVKAVRPLTAVKAELGRTEFEIEFTDELLVDLQLGASVSVEGTCLSVTSISGPKVTFDAIPVTLERTNLGTLKTGDLVNIERSAKLNEEIGGHVMAGHIATTAEVLELSITEAGNRLRFQMPEDWAKYVFPRGFLGVNGCSLTVADVEDGVVTINLIPETLRQTTFSRYKAGDRLNIEVDQQTVVLVDVLERTVAGTLSRVMPGFKG, from the coding sequence ATGTATACCGGAATTGTTAAAGCGGTTCGTCCTCTTACTGCGGTCAAGGCCGAGCTGGGCCGTACCGAGTTTGAAATTGAGTTCACCGACGAATTGCTGGTGGATCTGCAACTGGGCGCCAGTGTCAGCGTGGAAGGCACATGCCTGAGCGTGACCAGTATTTCCGGCCCCAAAGTCACTTTTGATGCGATTCCCGTCACGCTGGAGCGGACGAACCTGGGCACGCTCAAGACGGGTGATCTGGTCAATATCGAACGATCGGCCAAGCTGAACGAGGAAATTGGTGGTCATGTGATGGCTGGCCATATCGCAACGACTGCTGAAGTGCTGGAACTGAGCATTACCGAGGCCGGTAACCGTCTGCGGTTTCAGATGCCGGAAGACTGGGCGAAATATGTGTTCCCGCGTGGTTTCCTGGGTGTTAATGGCTGTAGCCTGACCGTGGCGGACGTGGAAGATGGCGTTGTGACTATCAATCTGATTCCCGAAACATTGCGCCAGACAACATTTTCTCGTTACAAGGCGGGCGATAGGCTCAATATCGAAGTGGATCAACAGACGGTTGTTCTGGTCGATGTGCTGGAGCGTACGGTGGCGGGAACCTTGTCGCGCGTGATGCCTGGTTTTAAAGGCTGA
- a CDS encoding aspartate ammonia-lyase has protein sequence MTDCAATANTRLEKDLLGTRPVPDSVYFGVHTLRAVENFRITATTIANYPDLIRALAQIKASAAQANHALGALNAAKKEAIVQACREIEAGQHHDHFVVDVIQGGAGTSTNMNANEVIANRALEILGHQRGQYAFLHPNEDVNLGQSTNDVYPTALKLAAYQGATRLLTALEYLQQAFDRKAHAFKDLLKMGRTQLQEAVPMTLGQEFAVYAGMIAKDRLCLTEAMQELCEINLGATAIGTGINTEPRYAELVTRQLSSNTGISLRSASDLILATQDCSAFVQLSGALKRIAVTLSKTCNDLRLLSSGPRAGIGEINLPPRQAGSSIMPGKVNPVIPEAVSQIAFEVFGNDVTVSFAAEAGQLQLNAFEPIIAHSLYKSLRHLQRGCMILADYCVDAITANPQRLADSVSNSIGLVTALNPLIGYTAATAIAKQAHETGKGVAELILEQGLLSADELTQALQPEQLIAPRASKTTEQTL, from the coding sequence ATGACTGATTGCGCCGCAACGGCTAACACTCGTCTGGAGAAAGACCTGCTGGGTACGCGCCCCGTACCTGACTCGGTGTATTTTGGCGTACATACCTTGCGAGCCGTCGAAAACTTCAGGATTACGGCGACAACTATCGCCAACTACCCCGATTTGATTCGAGCCTTGGCACAGATTAAAGCGTCCGCCGCACAGGCCAACCATGCACTGGGGGCGCTGAATGCCGCCAAGAAAGAAGCGATTGTGCAGGCGTGCCGGGAAATTGAGGCTGGCCAGCATCACGACCATTTTGTGGTGGATGTGATTCAGGGAGGTGCAGGAACTTCTACCAATATGAATGCGAATGAAGTGATCGCTAACCGTGCTCTGGAAATTCTGGGTCACCAACGCGGGCAGTACGCGTTCCTTCACCCTAATGAGGATGTAAACCTGGGGCAATCTACCAATGATGTCTACCCCACCGCCTTGAAACTGGCTGCCTATCAGGGTGCGACCCGTTTACTGACTGCCTTGGAGTATTTGCAGCAAGCCTTTGATCGCAAAGCTCACGCTTTCAAAGATTTGTTGAAAATGGGGCGCACGCAGTTGCAGGAAGCAGTCCCCATGACCCTAGGGCAAGAGTTTGCGGTTTACGCCGGCATGATTGCCAAAGATCGCCTGTGTCTGACCGAGGCCATGCAAGAGCTGTGTGAAATCAATCTAGGCGCGACGGCGATCGGGACGGGGATCAATACGGAGCCACGCTATGCCGAACTGGTTACGCGCCAGTTGTCCTCGAACACGGGTATCAGTCTGCGTAGCGCATCGGATCTGATTCTGGCCACGCAGGACTGCAGTGCGTTCGTACAGTTGTCCGGTGCCTTGAAACGCATTGCCGTCACCTTGTCCAAGACTTGCAACGACTTGCGTCTGCTCTCAAGTGGTCCACGTGCAGGCATTGGTGAGATCAATTTGCCTCCTCGCCAGGCTGGCTCTTCCATCATGCCCGGCAAAGTCAATCCTGTTATCCCAGAGGCCGTCAGTCAGATTGCCTTTGAAGTCTTTGGTAATGATGTGACTGTCTCCTTTGCGGCCGAAGCCGGTCAGCTTCAACTTAACGCGTTTGAGCCCATTATCGCCCACAGTCTTTACAAGAGCCTGCGTCATCTGCAACGTGGATGCATGATTTTGGCCGACTACTGCGTGGACGCGATTACCGCCAATCCCCAGCGTCTGGCAGACAGTGTCAGCAACTCCATCGGCTTGGTCACGGCGCTTAATCCGCTGATCGGCTACACCGCGGCCACCGCTATTGCCAAGCAGGCGCATGAAACCGGTAAAGGGGTGGCTGAGCTGATTCTGGAGCAAGGTTTGTTAAGCGCGGACGAACTGACTCAGGCCTTACAGCCTGAGCAACTGATCGCGCCGCGCGCCTCCAAAACCACTGAACAAACTCTTTAA